DNA sequence from the Chitinophaga flava genome:
TTGTTATGCGCCAGCAATAACTGATGATGGCTGTCTCTGTAAAAGGAGTAGCCTTTGTACCCTTTCAGATCGAAACGGTTGATAACAGCCCTGTTGCCATTGCTGCCCCGTGGTACCAGCTCCCCCTTCCCTTCTCCTGCCCGGAGCTGGGAACTGGGCTTGTACCGGTATTCATTGAAGGTGTAACCATCGAAACGATTGATACCGTCCCGTGTGGCAATCCAAAGAAAACCCTGATCATCCTGGGTAATATCGAAAACAGTACTTTGTGATAGCCCGTCGTTTACACTATAGCTGTCAAAAATATACGGTTTCTCCTGGGCATGCAACATGCTGCCCATCAGGACGCACAGGCTCAGGTGAAAAAGTTTTTTCAAGTGGCGGGAATGAAGCACGCTGATTATGTTATTGACAGTAAGCTGGTTTAGGCTGTTTTTGCAAATATATAATTCTGCTCCACACTTTGTAGCTATTTTGTAATTTTCTTCCGTTTAACAGATTGGAAATAAACATTATAATTAATGAACATACTTATTCAAAGACCTCGCTCATTTGCTTCAAAAGCTTTACTGTGGACACTTACAGCGAAATGCACTTGCCTTACACTGATCTTGTTCCTATATGCAGGGGGCCTGCAACTTTTACGAGCCCAACAAACTAATGGAGCATATCATATCCAAATCATCACTAATAATCCTCCCATTAAAAGCATACGCGGCCTTAGTGTTGTAGACGATAATGTAGTATGGGTGTCTGGAACCGGCGGCATGGTAGGCCGTAGTATCAATGGCGGCGACAGCTGGGAATGGCATCAGGTAAAAGGCTGTGATAGCTGTGACTGGCGCTCGCTGTATGCGTTCAACGACCGTAAGGCGCTGGTGCTCAACGCCGGAGAACCCGCCCATCTCTTTCTCACTGAAGACGGCGGCCAGTCGTGGCAACAGGTATACTTCAATGCCACACCTGGCATCTTCTTCGACGCCATGACTTTTTATAATGAAAAGGAAGGAATAGCCATCGGCGATCCGCTGCAACAACATTTTACGTTGCTTCGCACACATGACGGCGGCAAAACCTGGCAGTTGGATCCTCCTTCCATATCCCCCGAAGCGATCACCGGAGAAGCCATCTTCGCCGCCAGCGGCACCAGCCTGATAGCCACCAGAGACAACCGCTGCTTTGCTACCGGTGGCACAGTGGCCCGTCTTCATAAAGCCGGCAAAAAATGGGAAAGTCTCCCGATTCCCATCATCCAGGGGCAAGCCAGTACCGGCGTCTTTTCTATCGCCTTTCTCAATGCCCGCAGAGGCATTGCGGTAGGTGGTGATTATAAAAATGATACCCTTCGGGCCAACAACTGCCTGCTCACCAGCGATGGCGGCCATACCTGGACCGCCCCACACACAGCCCCCGGCGGGTACAAATCCTGCGTAACGTATATTACACCTCAACTGCTGATTACCACCGGCACTTCCGGCACCGATATTTCCGTTAACAGCGGAATGGACTGGAAAAAAATTGGAGAAGGGTTTAATTGTGCCGCTAAAGCCAGAAACGGGAAGCGTGTATTTTTAGCAGGAAAAACTATTGGCAGGCTCGAAATCACACCATCCCGGCATAAATAAAAAGGTGCTCCTGGAAAGGCGCACCGAAAAATAGGTTAAAGCAAAAAGTACATTTAGTAATATGAAGTTAGTAACTAATACGCTCAATTTTCAGTCTTTTTTGCCAAACGAGAGAATTAAACAGTAAACGCAGGATTATCGGCCTCTAACGCGATACACTGCTACTACCCGAATTTTTATGTAATTTAAGCCCGTTGACAACAGAAGGATCTGTTGCCCGTGATTCACAAAAAGAGATTATGCAAGTTGAAACCTCGTCCAGTAAATACGGTATCAAACACTATCCTGACGCGATCAGGGAATGGAAAAAAGAAGGAAACTATTTTTGCTTTTACACAAGTGAAACCATCCTGGAAGTAAGGGTGATCGCTGACAAGATCATCCGTTTCCGATATGCTGCCGATGGCACCTTTCAACGTGACTTTTCCTACGCCACCAGCGACACACTCGAAGAATCTCCTATCACTTTTGGCATCAAGGAATGGGAAGAAACTTTTGAAATATATACCGATGTACTGAAAGTATTCATTGCCAGAGATAACCTTCGCATCACCATCACCGACAAAGACGGCAAGGTGATCAACCAGGATGAAATGGGCTTCCACTGGCAGCACTACCTGCAGAAAGGCGGTAAAATCGTTTATTGCAGCAAACTGGTACAGGAAGATGAATGCTTTTACGGACTGGGCGACAAACCCACCGAGCTGAACCTTCGCGGTAAACGCCTCGAAAACTACGGCACCGACGCCTACGGCTATCAGAAAGATACAGATCCGCTGTACCGAAACATCCCGTTCTATTACGGGCTACACAACGGCATCGGTTACGGCATCTTCTTCGACAATACCTTCCGTACCATCTTCGATTTCGGGAAAGAAAGAGAAGATGCCTGCAGCTTCTGGGCCCGGGGCGGCGAAATGAACTATTATTTCATCTATGGTCCCGAACTGCTGGACGTAGCCTCCGCCTACACCCGCATCACCGGTACCCCGGAGCTCCCTCCCATCTGGACCCTCGGATATCACCAGTGCCGCTGGAGCTACTACCCCGATAAAAGAGTCCGTGAGATCGCTGCCGAATTCAGGAACCGCCGCATCCCCTGTGATGTCATCTATCTCGACATTGACTATATGGAGGGCTTCCGCTGTTTTACCTGGAGCAAAGAGTATTTCCCTGACCCGGCCGGCCTGATCAGAGACCTCGCCGCACAGGGTTTCAAAATAGTAGTCATCATCGACCCGGGTATCAAGGTAGATCCGGACTATACGATCTACCAGGAAGGCATCAAAAACAACTATTTCTGCAAACGTGCCGATGGCGCGCTGATGGAAGGAGATGTATGGCCTGGCAAATGTGTATTTCCTGATTTCACTAACCCCGAAGTACGGGAATGGTGGAGCAGCCTCTTCAAGGGTCTCGCCGAAACAGGTGTACGTGGCGTATGGAACGATATGAACGAACCTGCCGTTTTTGAAATGGGGACCTTCCCCGAAGATGTGCGCCACGACTACGACGGCGAAGAAGTCAGTCACCGTAGGGCACACAACGTATATGGCCATCTGATGAGTAAAGCCACTGCCGCCGGTATGAAAAAATACCTGCTGCCCAACCGCCCTTTCCTCATCACCCGCTCCTGCTATGCCGGTGCCCAGCGCTGGTCTTCAGTGTGGACCGGCGACAACGTCTCCAGCTGGGAACATCTCTGGCTGGCCACCATCCAGTGTCAACGTCTCTCCGTATCAGGTATCTCTTTCGCCGGCAGCGATATCGGCGGTTTCATTGGCGAGCCTGATGGAGAACTGTACACCCGCTGGATACAACTGGCCTCCTTCCACCCGCTGATG
Encoded proteins:
- a CDS encoding WD40/YVTN/BNR-like repeat-containing protein, producing MSGTGGMVGRSINGGDSWEWHQVKGCDSCDWRSLYAFNDRKALVLNAGEPAHLFLTEDGGQSWQQVYFNATPGIFFDAMTFYNEKEGIAIGDPLQQHFTLLRTHDGGKTWQLDPPSISPEAITGEAIFAASGTSLIATRDNRCFATGGTVARLHKAGKKWESLPIPIIQGQASTGVFSIAFLNARRGIAVGGDYKNDTLRANNCLLTSDGGHTWTAPHTAPGGYKSCVTYITPQLLITTGTSGTDISVNSGMDWKKIGEGFNCAAKARNGKRVFLAGKTIGRLEITPSRHK
- a CDS encoding glycoside hydrolase family 31 protein, giving the protein MQVETSSSKYGIKHYPDAIREWKKEGNYFCFYTSETILEVRVIADKIIRFRYAADGTFQRDFSYATSDTLEESPITFGIKEWEETFEIYTDVLKVFIARDNLRITITDKDGKVINQDEMGFHWQHYLQKGGKIVYCSKLVQEDECFYGLGDKPTELNLRGKRLENYGTDAYGYQKDTDPLYRNIPFYYGLHNGIGYGIFFDNTFRTIFDFGKEREDACSFWARGGEMNYYFIYGPELLDVASAYTRITGTPELPPIWTLGYHQCRWSYYPDKRVREIAAEFRNRRIPCDVIYLDIDYMEGFRCFTWSKEYFPDPAGLIRDLAAQGFKIVVIIDPGIKVDPDYTIYQEGIKNNYFCKRADGALMEGDVWPGKCVFPDFTNPEVREWWSSLFKGLAETGVRGVWNDMNEPAVFEMGTFPEDVRHDYDGEEVSHRRAHNVYGHLMSKATAAGMKKYLLPNRPFLITRSCYAGAQRWSSVWTGDNVSSWEHLWLATIQCQRLSVSGISFAGSDIGGFIGEPDGELYTRWIQLASFHPLMRTHSASNETGFNQEPWSFGPEYEKIVTKFISLRYQLLPYMYTTFWQYATNGTPMLRPLAFVAQHDPATHNCSHEFMLGDALLISHVSEEGMKEKNVYLPEGKWYYFWNDKVYTGRQNITVPTPLEEMPLFVKAGAVVPRYPEMQYTHETPVTEMLLHVYYGEGVVKSVLYEDAGDHYGYKNGQYNVINFKQVSTADQFVLKKKYYVNYEVSYTHHRIFLHGLPFQAATVTVDGTVISLNSDNYLSDGSISFIADRGFEQIVINRG